The window AGGCTTTCTGATTTTGGGATTGATTGTGAAGTTTATAAATCTTCCCTGATTATCTCCCAGCACATTCTGTAGAACATATCACGAAATTTACGCGATGCAGGGGCTATTCCAATTTATGGACTCCCAGGATAAATGACTTAGATGAAAGATAAGCAAATAGACAAAATTTGTGCCTGATGCCTTTGCAGTTCTCTCATTTTTTAGATGGAATCTGTAGTGCCCGTGGCCAACAGATATCCTGTCATATTTCTCTTGTTGATGGATAAACTAGATGGAAAGAATGAAATGCTGGCATATCTTTCTTGTCATTTTATACATTCAGCAAGATAGTTTTGTTCCCAATAATCTGGAAACGACAGAGTTTTCATACAAATCTCATGGCTTTTTACAATAATATTCAGACAAAAAGTTGGTACTTGCACGCATTCTTCACTTTAGATAACTGATATTATTGTGTCTTGGCAGGCCATCTAACTGGAGAAAAAAAGTATTCACTTTCATGATTTCATGTTGAACGTACATAGTCATCTTCAGGTAATTTGTTTATGTGCAAACTGCCTTCATAAGTGCCCTGCTCCAAGCTTCAGGAAGATATGATAATCATTGTCATGACACTTGTCTATATGCAGATGCATAAAGGTGTTTCAGATCCCCTTGATGTTGTAGCAGCTGAGATTTCAGATGAGGCCATCATATTATGTCTTGATGAGTTTATGGTACACTTTTCTGAGGTTATATATTCCAACAATGTCCCAATATATATGTTTGTAACAAGCCCAACTATACTGCACAGGTAACTGATGTTGCTGATGCTATGATTCTGAACCGGCTGTTTAGACAATTGTTCAGCAAAGGCGTTGTATGTGGCTACTATTTTCTTCCCTTTTCTTATGGGGACTAATTACTCAGGTTATCTATACAATACACCAACTTTTGACATGGATTTatttgcatgtcttgtgctcagaTTCTTGTTTCGACTTCTAACCGCGCTCCAGATAAGCTTTATGAAGGTGGCTTACAACGGGACCTTTTCTTGCCATTTATTGACACCTTGAAAGTATGAGTGGTTTCACATTTATCAATTTCTCTGCATTGTCAATCGAAGTTTAATATGCTAGTATGGTGGTGTTTACTTTTGTGGACCATTGCAGGAAAGGTGCATCGTGCACCCCATTGGATCTGCGGTGGACTATCGCCAAATGGGTTCTGTATGTTACCAACTTCTGCAAGCTACTAGTAGTCCTTGGTTTCTTCCCCCCTTCCCTTATCTAGTTATCTGATATCTTTGAACTGATATCTGAGCAGGCTGAGCAAGGTTTCTATTTCGTCGGAAAACATTACGGTACGCTTCTGAAACAGAGGCTCCAGTCTTTAATTGGAGATGAGGAACCCAGCCCACAAACTGTTGAAGTAATTATGGGACGGAAATTACTGGTATGGACGTATGGTAGAAGCATTCAAAAGCAACCCACTAAAACacattattttttatatattactTAAACATGACTTTGCAGGTTCCCCTTGGAGCAAATGGTTGTGCGTATTTTCCTTTTGAAGATCTTTGTGATAAACCTTTAGGCGCAGCAGATTATTTTGGACTCTTTAGTAAGTATATTTCTGCAATGTAATTTCTAGTATTTGGATTACGAAATTTACTCTTGACATAACCTAACTGATAACCAAACGTTGCTGTGCAGAAAAATTTCACACCCTGGCACTTGATGGTGTTCCAAAGTTTGGGTCTAGTAACAGAACATCAGCTTATCGTTTCGTCACACTGATTGATGTATGGTCCTTGTTATGTCTCATTTTATTATGTTTAAGTTTGTCTCGGCCTCAATATGAGCAGACAATGTTTTGTTTTTCTATATTTCAACTGAAGACACCTCAAAACTAACATTCAGTGTTGGTATAAGGAGGTTTTATcatagattagatctcattacaTGCAGTAGTCCGTCATACTTCAAAATTATACTTGAATATAAACAACAAAAATGCATTTCCCCTCTCCACCAATAGATTTTGCATATTGTACTACATGTACTTATCTTCAAATAATGAATGTTTTTTTAGGTTATGTACGAGAACAAAGCAAGGTTGTTATGTACAGCTGAGGCTGGACCGATAGATCTGTTTGAGAATATCGTGACTGTTGCTGAAGCACAGAAGGTTTCACCAAGATCTTCGCGCTCACAGAAAAGTGACGATCCTGACCTATGTGTGGACAATGAGCTAGGATTTGCCAAGGATCGTACGATTAGCAGGTACTGGAAATGTGTGTTTGCTAATGTATATAGATTTCAGATTGGTGCTCTGCCTGCCATGTCGAATCACAATTCACAATTCACAATCAACCCGTTAAGCTCGTATTTAACTGATGCCTTCTGTTATGCCTTGTGCTTTTACAGGTTGACAGAGATCAACAGTAGAGAATATTTGGAGGACTTCGAAATGAGATTGCGGCAACAGCAGCAGCTGCCCTTACAAGGTCTAGATAATGGTGGTGATGTACTGGCATAATAAGCTGAAGGCTTCTGCAACTCATATTTGAAATTCTTGTAGTCGCCCCACATGGCTTACATAGGCAACTGAGAAGCGAAGCTTTTCCAACAGTGATGCATGTAAATGTAAATATGAAATAAAGCTATGTAAGGGCATTTTTGCTTACAGGTGGCTGATCCATAAAATGGCTCAATCTATAGGGGAAAATTGTATTGTATCACATGTTTCCAAACCTTCAGAGAGGCCTATAAAGCTAAAAAGCAGCGGAATTTACTACATTAACCAAATAATAGGCTAAAAGCTTTCACTGAATTTTCTGAATGAAAAAGGCTAACAATAGCTCATGTTTTGCTGTTGTATTTCCTAGCTTTTCTGACATGCTTGACGTAAGAGGGAAGCTCTGGTCATTATTGTTGTGTCATGTCTGGAGCAGATCTGCTACGTTTTGGTGAATCTGTCTTTTTCCACGACTGTACCTTCGTTCCAAATTAAAGTAGTTACTAGTTAGATATACCCTATATCTGTTGGTGTATAACAAAACCTATATAACTAAAAGCTAGAACAACTTATTATGATTAAACAGAGAATAGTACATTCTTTCTAGAATCATCAAATTTTCGTTTTTATAAAGAATCAAGGGCGCACAGAGGTATGGAATAGCCGTCAACTACAGCTCTTGAAGAAATATAAAAAAAGGAAATATATCTTTTTTTTAAGTCATAATTGGCATGAATGGCGTTTCTTCGCTGCCAAGAGTTTCTTCGTTCAACGTTAGGAAACTTGAAACAAAGGGACGGACACTAAAAGATGGTTGAGCGGGAAATAGCGCATGGTTCTACCATAAAAAATATTTACCCTAgtttctttttccaaattttggtgttgcAATTAATCTGAAAAGGGGGATAATTTTTCATTCGACTTGTGGTTCTCGTCATGCAGGATACCGTGTGTGTTGCATTTCGATAATGCTTGCACACAGGTGGAGCTTCGCGAGGGCATAGTGGACCATGGCCCCCACCATCAATTCTTAATGAAGGTCTTAGCTTTCTGCTTTAGTTGTTAACGAAATATTAATATGCCCCTCTCTTCTTGCATTTTACATCATATTGCCCCCCTCTGCGTTCATGGCCGAGCTCCGCACTGTGCATGCATGTTGATAATGGTTTCTCTTGAAATAAGTTTTGCTGGTGGCATACCTGTTACACGTCAGGATTTATGTATGTCCTTTGTTCCGAAAAAAAACAATTTTAGATTTAGAATAATCAAACTATTAAGTTTAACAGAGTTTATAAAAAACAATCTCAAAATCTATATCTCAAAATATGTCTACTATAAAATATATTCCATGGTTAATGTAATTATATTTGtttggtattataaatattaacatTTACATATTTGGTGCATCTTAAGATTAGTTGACTAAAAAACAAAGAAAACTGCACTCTTTAGGAACCGGAAGTTTTTGTTGTCATGTTGACAAGAGAACACCAGAACAGCCAAAAGGTTATTATGGCTAGGTTTTTGTTCGGCCAGGCTCCCGTACAGTACTGACCTTCCCCTAATCCGGCCTAAACAAAAACAAAGTTGTCTTCAGTTGTGTGGCGCCAGGCATATCTGAGTGGAGTGCACCAGCGGCAATGGCGGTGTGCATTTGCATAGCCCTACCTATGATTCCCTGTAATAATTCTAGCACCAGTTTGTAAGCAGTTTATTTCTCACAATATGCAATAAAGGAACCACTTTTTATATGCCAAATAATGTCTGAGTATGACATTATCAAGTAACGAGCACAAGGTGTAAATGTTTGCTCTAATAGGCGAGTTTTATCTCAAGACTTCTACTTGTTAGAAACAGTATATATAAACAAGTTTCGTCTTCATAAAACTTCTTTCATCCCATACAATTTTTATTATATCTCTCTTTATTAACACTGTGCCAGTTGATTTAATGCTCATGAAACCCATTAAGACTTGCCTAATAATTCTACAAACATCAGTATGCTATCATATGATAATTGTACATTTCCTCTAAAAATGTATTCTAATAATAGTTTTTTTTCCTCTACCAACCAATGAACGACCGAGATAAGGCATTAAATTCTGTTTATATATTTGTAAAAAGATCCACGCGTACAGTATCTGATTAAAACATTGGAAAGAATATTAAACAATCTGATGATAATAATAAAAGGATATACACACGCGAGTGGACACGCCCATCCATCTTTAATCCTAATCCTGTTTGAGAGGTAGTTTTACCGGACTTCCCCCCTCCTCGGCCGTCGTCAATATTCGGACGGTTCACCGGGGCCCCGCCTCGGCCTCTCTCCCTTTCCAAGGGCCGCCGCGTCCGCTCCGTCCCCCCA of the Miscanthus floridulus cultivar M001 unplaced genomic scaffold, ASM1932011v1 fs_118_3, whole genome shotgun sequence genome contains:
- the LOC136530400 gene encoding uncharacterized protein, which gives rise to MLNVHSHLQMHKGVSDPLDVVAAEISDEAIILCLDEFMVTDVADAMILNRLFRQLFSKGVILVSTSNRAPDKLYEGGLQRDLFLPFIDTLKERCIVHPIGSAVDYRQMGSAEQGFYFVGKHYGTLLKQRLQSLIGDEEPSPQTVEVIMGRKLLVPLGANGCAYFPFEDLCDKPLGAADYFGLFKKFHTLALDGVPKFGSSNRTSAYRFVTLIDVMYENKARLLCTAEAGPIDLFENIVTVAEAQKVSPRSSRSQKSDDPDLCVDNELGFAKDRTISRLTEINSREYLEDFEMRLRQQQQLPLQGLDNGGDVLA